A single window of Nicotiana sylvestris chromosome 3, ASM39365v2, whole genome shotgun sequence DNA harbors:
- the LOC104213752 gene encoding auxin-responsive protein SAUR32-like produces the protein MGNVDERHHHSRFHVQLHLPFHFHRHGHEKEELKDIPRGCVAVMVGQGEEQQKFVIPVMHINHPLFIQLLKGAEEDYEFHHNGPINIPCHVEEFRYVEDIIDKDHHLWTCFKA, from the coding sequence ATGGGAAACGTAGACGAACGCCATCATCATTCGAGATTCCATGTCCAGTTACATCTGCCTTTTCACTTTCATCGTCATGGGCATGAGAAGGAGGAATTGAAGGACATCCCACGAGGATGTGTTGCAGTAATGGTAGGTCAAGGAGAGGAGCAGCAGAAGTTCGTGATACCTGTGATGCACATCAACCATCCTCTGTTCATACAGTTGTTGAAAGGAGCAGAGGAAGACTATGAATTTCATCATAATGGACCCATTAACATCCCTTGTCATGTTGAGGAGTTTCGCTACGTTGAGGATATCATAGACAAGGATCACCACTTGTGGACGTGCTTTAAGgcctga